In a genomic window of Arachnia rubra:
- the purE gene encoding 5-(carboxyamino)imidazole ribonucleotide mutase has translation MSDVAILMGSDSDWPTMQAAAEALEEFGITYQADVVSAHRMPEEMVAFGRTAHEKGFKVIIAGAGGAAHLPGMLAALTPLPVIGVPVALKHLDGMDSLLSIVQMPAGVPVATVAVGNARNAGLLAIRILAAGDEKLRAQMVQFQANLRDLAHAKGDVVRKASTRS, from the coding sequence ATGAGTGACGTCGCGATCCTCATGGGTTCCGACTCAGACTGGCCCACGATGCAGGCGGCGGCTGAGGCTCTTGAAGAGTTTGGCATCACCTACCAGGCGGATGTCGTCAGCGCCCATCGGATGCCTGAGGAGATGGTCGCCTTCGGCCGCACTGCCCACGAGAAGGGCTTCAAGGTGATCATCGCAGGGGCGGGAGGAGCAGCTCACCTGCCTGGCATGCTGGCGGCACTGACCCCGCTGCCGGTGATCGGGGTGCCGGTGGCGCTCAAGCATCTCGACGGCATGGACTCACTGCTGTCGATCGTTCAGATGCCGGCGGGAGTTCCGGTCGCCACGGTCGCTGTCGGCAATGCTCGCAATGCCGGCCTGCTCGCTATCCGTATCCTCGCAGCCGGCGATGAGAAGCTGCGCGCGCAGATGGTGCAGTTCCAGGCGAATCTAAGAGACCTGGCTCACGCTAAGGGGGATGTGGTGCGGAAAGCCAGCACCCGCAGCTGA
- a CDS encoding DUF3352 domain-containing protein, with the protein MTPTKPKSKKTAIIASVVALALVVGGGVLAWSLLRGAAPAAAKGIPSNALAVFEVNLNPSASDKLAVKDIAEKFPVLKEQAGEVGDDYKKALWSLVEKTSPSTPDYDSEVKQWLGDSAAIAMMPSTTGRSTATPVFSFQVTNKDAAKAFAEKHAASSKVVFNDDTMVITDESIEITEDSLKSSNITTNEDYKADMGKLGDGYLATAWVSSELVKQSFESTTGGSTASESSIVDSRLAAGIKVEDGAIALRTISWSKEGFKERGESVKDAAGSLPTDWLGSFALSIPSETMDKVWEQIEDLPASQKEKLKEAGITSADDLRAILGSQISFAMTSGESGTPQFGLKVTTKDPSKHKNLIEAIAQNAGIEGLESAVEGDTVTTTFGPNSEAFKNPSNKLSSNSEHEKLTKGIDNPQFSGWVDAQQVIKLMDGNSGQGLPTNLKQNLERISGVGMVAGQIDDHYSDSWLRIGTN; encoded by the coding sequence ATGACTCCTACCAAACCCAAGTCAAAGAAAACAGCAATCATCGCCAGCGTCGTCGCCCTTGCCCTGGTGGTCGGCGGCGGCGTCCTCGCGTGGTCCTTGCTGCGTGGGGCAGCTCCTGCCGCAGCCAAGGGCATCCCGTCGAATGCCCTCGCGGTGTTCGAGGTCAACCTCAATCCGTCCGCTAGCGACAAGCTCGCCGTCAAAGACATCGCCGAGAAGTTCCCGGTCCTGAAGGAGCAGGCCGGTGAGGTCGGGGACGACTACAAGAAGGCCCTCTGGTCCCTTGTCGAGAAGACCAGCCCCAGCACCCCCGACTACGATTCCGAAGTGAAGCAGTGGCTCGGTGACTCCGCGGCCATCGCCATGATGCCCAGCACAACTGGCCGCAGCACCGCCACTCCCGTCTTCTCCTTCCAGGTCACGAACAAGGACGCGGCTAAGGCCTTCGCCGAGAAGCACGCGGCCAGCAGCAAAGTCGTCTTCAATGACGACACGATGGTCATCACCGATGAGAGTATCGAGATCACCGAGGACTCCCTGAAGAGCAGCAACATCACCACCAACGAGGACTACAAAGCGGATATGGGCAAGCTCGGCGACGGCTACCTGGCCACCGCTTGGGTCTCCTCTGAGCTCGTGAAACAGAGCTTCGAGTCCACCACAGGAGGTTCCACGGCCTCTGAGTCCAGCATCGTTGATTCCCGCCTCGCCGCAGGCATCAAGGTAGAGGACGGCGCCATCGCGCTGCGGACTATCAGCTGGAGCAAAGAGGGCTTCAAGGAGCGGGGAGAGAGCGTCAAGGATGCGGCGGGCAGCCTGCCTACCGACTGGCTCGGTTCTTTCGCCCTCTCAATCCCCTCGGAGACTATGGACAAGGTGTGGGAGCAGATCGAGGACCTTCCAGCCTCCCAGAAGGAAAAGCTGAAGGAGGCAGGCATCACGTCAGCGGATGATCTGCGTGCCATTCTCGGCAGCCAGATCTCCTTTGCCATGACCAGCGGCGAGTCCGGGACGCCCCAGTTCGGCCTCAAGGTCACCACGAAGGATCCCAGCAAGCACAAGAACCTCATCGAAGCGATTGCCCAGAACGCTGGCATCGAGGGCCTGGAGTCGGCTGTTGAGGGAGATACCGTCACGACGACCTTCGGCCCTAATTCCGAGGCCTTCAAGAACCCCAGCAACAAGCTCAGCAGCAACAGCGAACACGAGAAGCTGACCAAGGGAATCGACAATCCACAGTTCTCTGGCTGGGTGGACGCCCAGCAGGTCATCAAGCTGATGGATGGAAATTCCGGCCAGGGCCTGCCCACGAACCTCAAGCAGAACCTGGAGCGGATCAGCGGCGTCGGGATGGTCGCAGGCCAGATCGACGATCACTATTCCGATTCCTGGCTCCGCATCGGCACCAACTGA